The following coding sequences lie in one Spinacia oleracea cultivar Varoflay chromosome 1, BTI_SOV_V1, whole genome shotgun sequence genomic window:
- the LOC110792758 gene encoding glutathione S-transferase L3, whose translation MATTGMGYGSALTSHFPKSNSLIISLLPSNPIKSNTISIVTPHFLSPRLKIQTKSIITAATIPSTGKLEEVLPPPLDSTSDPPPLFDGTTRLYISYSCPYAQRVWITRNCKGLQDEIKLVPLDLKNRPSWYKDNVYPPNKVPSLEHNNEVRGESLDLIKFIDSHFEGPSLFPSDPMKQDFSGVLFSYFGSFHKAVTSSFKEEGVNAETGAAFDYIEDALFKFNDGPFFLGQFSLVDIAYAPFFERYIPFLLDVKKYDVAADKPKIAAWIQEMDKIEGYKQTQTDLKLLVESYKKRFSTNV comes from the exons ATGGCGACTACAGGAATGGGTTATGGGTCTGCATTAACCTCCCATTTTCCCAAATCAAATTCACTAATTATCTCTCTCCTTCCATCAAACCCAATCAAATCAAACACAATCTCAATTGTTActcctcattttctctctcctcgcctcaaaattcaaacaaaatctATCATCACTGCTGCAACAATACCTTCCACTGG GAAATTGGAAGAGGTTTTGCCCCCGCCTTTGGACTCTACTTCAGACCCTCCTCCATTGTTTGATGGCACAACAAG GTTGTATATTTCTTACTCTTGCCCATATGCTCAACGGGTATGGATCACCCGTAATTGTAAG GGATTACAAGATGAAATAAAGTTGGTGCCCCTTGATCTAAAAAACAGACCTTCTTGGTACAAAGACAACGTCTACCCTCCAAACAAG GTCCCTTCATTAGAGCACAACAATGAAGTCAGAGGAGAGAGCCTTGATTTGATTAAGTTTATTGACAGTCACTTTGAAGGGCCGTCCTTATTCCCCAGT GATCCTATGAAGCAGGACTTTTCTGGTGTACTCTTTTCTTATTTTGGCTCCTTTCATAAAGCTGTAACTTCTTCTTTCAAGGAGGAAGGAGTAAATGCAGAAACTG GTGCTGCCTTTGATTACATTGAAGATGCTCTTTTCAAGTTCAACGATGGCCCTTTTTTCCTGGGTCAGTTTAGTCTG GTTGATATAGCTTATGCCCCATTCTTTGAAAGATACATTCCCTTTTTGTTAGATGTGAAGAAATATGATGTTGCTGCTGATAAACCTAAGATTGCTGCGTGGATTCAG GAGATGGATAAAATCGAGGGCTATAAGCAAACTCAAACTGATCTGAAGTTGCTTGTTGAAAGTTACAAGAAACGTTTCTCG ACCAATGTCTAA
- the LOC110792755 gene encoding CDP-diacylglycerol--glycerol-3-phosphate 3-phosphatidyltransferase 2 — protein sequence MPALQLLLRRTIVSAAAVNPPPASLAKPSLPNIVYCVGGGGGGKWSTLAKKRGACLGVACAHVKGLTTTTTTTKIKPMIIGNNNNNRKRVFMLSSSSSPSSPISSSSEERESGSSSEGGERLNSRVSATGSGSASNILKPLAEMGDENKRHDGDWHRNGAVLPSDDKDQKQKEKDCSSTKLLTLPTILTLARVAAIPVFIGTFYVNSWWGAAATTSLFVAAAITDWLDGYLARKMQLGSAFGAFLDPVADKLMVAATLVLLCSRPPEIALFGDTPWLFPVPAIAIIGREITMSAVREWAASQDAKLLQAVAVNNLGKWKTATQMTALTFILATRDSSFVASQGALAISGVALLYISAGLAVWSLVVYMKKIGKVLLR from the exons atgcCTGCTCTACAGCTACTCCTCCGGCGTACGATAGTCTCTGCCGCCGCCGTAAACCCACCGCCGGCGTCACTGGCAAAGCCATCTCTACCCAACATAGTGTATTGCGTTGGCGGCGGAGGAGGAGGGAAATGGAGCACGTTAGCAAAAAAGAGGGGCGCGTGTTTAGGAGTTGCGTGTGCGCACGTTAAGGGGCTaaccacaaccacaaccacaacaaaaataaaaccaaTGATAATAggcaacaataacaataataggAAAAGGGTATTTATgctttcttcttcctcttcacCTTCTTCTCCAATCTCTTCTTCatctgaggagagagaaagtgggagTAGCagtgaaggaggagagagattgaATAGTAGGGTTTCCGCTACCGGTTCTGGTTCCGCTTCTAATATTTTAAAGCCGCTGGCTGAAATGGGTGATGAGAATAAGCGACACGACGGCGATTGGCATCGGAACGGCGCCGTTTTACCCTCAGATGATAAAGATCAGAAGCAAAAGGAAAAGGATTGTTCTTCCACCAAATTGTTGACATTGCCCACTATTTTAACCCTTGCTCGTGTTGCCGCCATTCCCGTTTTTATTGGAA CATTCTACGTGAATAGTTGGTGGGGAGCAGCTGCCACAACCAGTTTATTTGTTGCTGCAGCAATCACAGATTGGCTCGATGGTTACCTTGCCAGAAAG ATGCAACTAGGTTCGGCATTTGGGGCTTTTCTAGATCCGGTAGCTGATAAG CTTATGGTTGCTGCCACATTGGTCTTATTATGTAGCAGACCTCCTGAAATTGCCTTATTCGGAGATACTCCATGGCTATTTCCAGTACCAGCCATTGCCATAATTGGGAGAGAG ATAACCATGTCCGCTGTTAGGGAATGGGCTGCTTCTCAAGATGCTAAGCTTCTTCAG GCTGTTGCTGTAAATAATTTAGGCAAGTGGAAAACTGCAACCCAGATGACTGCACTTACTTTTATCTTGGCTACTCGAGACAGCAG TTTTGTTGCAAGCCAAGGGGCTCTGGCAATTTCTGGTGTTGCTCTGCTCTATATTTCAGCTGGTCTTGCAGTATGGTCACTAGTAGTATATATGAAGAAAATAGGGAAGGTGTTATTgagataa
- the LOC110792757 gene encoding proteinaceous RNase P 1, chloroplastic/mitochondrial, protein MLIIMSRLPVLMSMPRFSFTQYRPIFSLLLRSCNNGCHTQNAARLPLYFYKKKTLFCSSELTPLFSTLAVPAASTSSTQEDPSSVSSSDTQSLSKRSRKARNETPEFVLKRKLDMCSKHNNLEEALDLYNGARVDGIKLAIHHYNVLLYLCSNSAATDSGNCSGIDSLEKGFEIFRQMGIDKVVPNEATFTSLARLAAAKKDPEMALDLVKKMKGSGISPKLRSYGPALFGFSEKGDADGAYRVDAHMVECGVVAEELELAALLKVSVDTGRGDKVYEMLHRLRASVRQVSEETARIVEDWFSSETANGVGIGNWDVGKVREGVIKGGGGWHGQGWLGNGNWRVVKAEMDKNGFCSCCGEKLVCIDIDPKETEGFACSLSSLASRKEKLADFLQFQKWLQTHGPFDAVVDGANVGLTDSHSFNFRQLYNAVYQLQKISPSNKLPLVILHRSRVYGGPAETPYIKKMLETWRKAGSLYATPQGSNDDWYWLYAAVSCKCLLLTNDEMRDHLFQLLGNSIFPRWKEKHQVRMTVSRSGLALHMPPPYSIVTQESESGSWHIPTVTGDDLETPRQWLCATRATKTRSKVKAQLSNLFSTG, encoded by the coding sequence ATGCTGATAATCATGTCTAGGCTACCTGTTTTGATGAGCATGCCTCGTTTCAGCTTCACTCAATATCGcccaattttctctctcctccttcgaaGTTGCAACAATGGCTGCCACACGCAAAATGCAGCTCGTCTTCCTCTTTACTTTTACAAGAAAAAAACCCTTTTTTGCTCTAGTGAACTCACCCCCCTTTTCTCCACCTTAGCAGTTCCTGCTGcttcaacttcctcaacccagGAAGACCCATCATCTGTTTCTTCTTCGGATACGCAATCGTTATCGAAACGATCGAGGAAAGCCCGGAACGAGACGCCTGAGTTTGTACTCAAGCGCAAACTTGATATGTGTTCCAAGCATAATAACCTTGAGGAGGCTCTGGACCTGTACAATGGGGCTAGAGTTGATGGTATAAAGCTAGCTATTCATCATTATAATGTCCTTCTTTATTTGTGTTCTAATTCTGCTGCTACTGATAGTGGTAATTGTAGTGGTATTGATAGTTTAGAAAAAGGCTTTGAGATATTTAGGCAAATGGGTATTGATAAAGTTGTTCCGAATGAGGCTACATTTACTAGTTTGGCTAGATTAGCAGCTGCTAAGAAAGACCCGGAAATGGCTCTTGATTTAGTTAAGAAAATGAAGGGTAGTGGTATTTCTCCCAAGCTTAGATCATATGGGCCGGCATTGTTTGGGTTTAGTGAGAAGGGGGATGCTGATGGAGCTTACAGGGTAGATGCACACATGGTGGAGTGTGGGGTAGTGGCTGAGGAGCTTGAGCTTGCTGCTCTTTTGAAGGTGAGTGTAGATACGGGGAGAGGAGATAAGGTCTATGAGATGTTGCATCGATTGCGAGCTAGTGTGAGGCAGGTCTCTGAAGAGACTGCTAGGATAGTGGAAGATTGGTTTTCATCTGAGACGGCTAACGGTGTTGGGATCGGTAATTGGGACGTGGGAAAGGTGAGGGAAGGTGTAATTAAGGGCGGGGGAGGGTGGCATGGGCAAGGGTGGCTTGGTAATGGTAACTGGAGGGTGGTTAAGGCCGAGATGGATAAGAACGGTTTTTGTAGTTGTTGTGGTGAGAAGCTTGTATGTATTGACATTGACCCTAAAGAGACTGAAGGTTTTGCTTGTTCATTGAGTTCTTTGGCATCCCGAAAAGAAAAACTGGCTGACTTTTTGCAGTTCCAGAAGTGGCTTCAGACTCATGGACCGTTTGATGCAGTTGTGGATGGTGCCAATGTAGGCTTGACCGACTCACATTCCTTTAACTTTAGGCAGCTTTACAATGCTGTATATCAATTACAAAAAATCAGCCCTTCAAATAAATTGCCTCTTGTCATTCTTCATAGAAGTCGTGTTTATGGTGGTCCAGCTGAAACTCCTTATATAAAGAAGATGTTGGAGACCTGGAGGAAGGCCGGTTCCCTTTATGCCACCCCACAAGGTTCAAATGATGACTGGTATTGGTTATATGCTGCTGTTAGTTGCAAGTGTTTGTTACTTACAAATGATGAGATGCGAGACCACTTGTTCCAGCTGCTAGGAAATAGCATTTTCCCTCGTTGGAAGGAAAAACATCAGGTCCGGATGACAGTCTCGAGAAGTGGTCTTGCCCTCCACATGCCTCCGCCATATTCTATTGTTACTCAAGAATCTGAAAGTGGGAGTTGGCATATACCAACAGTAACAGGTGATGACCTTGAAACACCTAGACAGTGGCTCTGTGCTACTAGAGCCACTAAGACTAGATCCAAAGTTAAGGCCCAATTGTCCAATCTATTCTCAACAGGTTGA